From a single Labrenzia sp. PHM005 genomic region:
- a CDS encoding GNAT family N-acetyltransferase, whose product MTGLSEKQEQLEAVWMDPLAANLPLDQWQDLAGTACDPNPFFTPSFLQPYLRAFPAKSVQLMVVRDRSSGDWLLTAPIGRRPAGLAMPVNTAWTSHYAPLGTPLLHPDAQADAIALFLKSAAGSSNTLALPFLPKTSRIAQLALKADGWTAGWSQLVERAGHGSGDLGATQYEAAFHGKRRKEMQRQLRRLEDHGSISVRHLLGKETIAGFEAFLELEAKGWKGRAGTALANTPETAMFSREAIQNLSAWNRVRIDQLWAGDTLVAALVLFLENGRIFSWKIAFDETFARSSPGSQIAIIALRKNLETPGFIKADSLAIPGHPMIGALWRGRVQVGTLLLAKGAVGSALAGLAATDLKVEQSLRKKARALKALID is encoded by the coding sequence TTGACCGGTCTTTCCGAAAAACAGGAACAGCTTGAAGCTGTCTGGATGGATCCATTGGCGGCGAACTTACCGCTTGACCAATGGCAGGATCTTGCCGGGACGGCATGCGATCCCAATCCTTTTTTCACACCGAGTTTTCTGCAGCCATATCTTCGTGCTTTTCCCGCTAAAAGCGTCCAACTCATGGTGGTACGGGACAGGTCAAGCGGAGATTGGCTGCTAACAGCACCGATCGGACGGCGGCCAGCCGGTTTGGCTATGCCGGTCAATACAGCCTGGACATCACATTATGCCCCGCTCGGGACACCGCTCCTCCATCCGGACGCTCAAGCAGATGCAATCGCCCTCTTCCTGAAATCAGCGGCCGGCTCTTCAAACACACTTGCCTTACCGTTTCTGCCTAAGACAAGCCGAATTGCCCAACTCGCCTTAAAGGCCGATGGCTGGACCGCTGGATGGAGCCAATTGGTGGAAAGGGCCGGACATGGCTCCGGGGACCTTGGGGCAACTCAGTATGAAGCTGCGTTTCATGGCAAACGGCGCAAGGAAATGCAGCGTCAGTTACGCCGCTTGGAAGATCATGGTTCGATTAGCGTCCGGCATCTTTTGGGCAAGGAAACGATTGCCGGTTTTGAAGCATTTCTGGAGCTGGAAGCCAAAGGATGGAAAGGCCGGGCGGGCACGGCGCTCGCCAACACTCCGGAAACTGCTATGTTTTCCCGGGAAGCTATCCAAAACCTGTCAGCCTGGAACAGAGTGCGCATCGATCAATTGTGGGCAGGTGACACACTGGTAGCGGCACTTGTTCTGTTTTTGGAAAACGGCCGGATATTTTCCTGGAAGATCGCTTTTGACGAGACCTTTGCCCGGTCCTCTCCAGGATCTCAGATCGCAATCATTGCCCTCAGAAAAAACCTAGAGACACCCGGCTTCATCAAAGCGGATTCCCTTGCAATTCCTGGACATCCGATGATCGGCGCCTTGTGGCGGGGCCGGGTTCAAGTGGGAACGCTTTTGCTGGCCAAAGGCGCGGTTGGCTCGGCTTTGGCAGGGCTCGCAGCGACAGACCTCAAGGTTGAACAATCCTTACGGAAAAAAGCGAGAGCCCTGAAGGCATTGATCGACTGA
- a CDS encoding 4a-hydroxytetrahydrobiopterin dehydratase produces MAERLKPEDRAAGLQELPNWHLVPGREAISRSFKFKDFQEAFAFMTHVAFAAEKMNHHPEWSNVYRTVDIVLATHDVGGLSQLDMELARKIDVISGGFN; encoded by the coding sequence ATGGCGGAGCGGTTGAAGCCGGAAGATCGTGCTGCAGGATTGCAGGAACTTCCAAATTGGCACTTAGTGCCGGGGCGGGAGGCGATCTCCCGATCTTTCAAGTTTAAGGACTTTCAGGAAGCCTTCGCTTTCATGACTCATGTGGCCTTTGCGGCGGAGAAAATGAACCATCATCCTGAGTGGTCAAACGTCTATCGGACAGTTGACATCGTGCTGGCGACCCATGACGTAGGCGGCCTCAGTCAGCTGGATATGGAATTGGCCCGAAAAATCGATGTCATCTCTGGCGGGTTCAATTGA
- a CDS encoding ammonium transporter, translating to MDTPSVGGDVFFVLVGAILVFAMHGGFAFLEVGTVRHKNQVNALVKILVDFAISTVTYFFVGFTFAYGTSFFVDAATLSGGGEGFELQGLTLVKFFFLTTFAAAIPAIISGGIAERMKFLPQCLATAALVGIAYPLFEGMIWNGNFGFQGWLEASFGAGFHDFAGSVVVHGVGGWVALAAVLLLGARRGRYDKNGRPIGIPPSSIPWLAMGSWMLCVGWFGFNVMTAASLESASGLVAINSLMAMVGGILTALIAGRNDPGFVHNGALAGLVAVCAGSDVMHPVGSLIVGGVAGVIFVQGFEFCQNKLKIDDVLGVWPLHGICGAWGGIAAGIFGLEALGGMGGVALPSQIIGTIVGLAYAFAVGFVVYGILKAATGLRLSAEEEHMGADLAIHRISANPESDLGR from the coding sequence ATGGATACGCCATCCGTTGGCGGGGACGTCTTTTTTGTTCTCGTCGGAGCCATTCTCGTTTTCGCCATGCATGGCGGGTTTGCCTTCCTCGAAGTCGGAACTGTCCGGCACAAAAACCAGGTCAATGCCCTGGTGAAAATCCTGGTCGACTTTGCAATCTCGACCGTTACCTATTTCTTCGTCGGCTTCACCTTTGCCTATGGAACGAGCTTCTTTGTCGATGCTGCGACCTTGTCCGGCGGTGGCGAAGGTTTTGAGCTTCAGGGCCTTACACTGGTGAAGTTCTTCTTCCTGACCACATTTGCGGCGGCCATCCCGGCGATTATTTCCGGCGGCATTGCTGAGCGCATGAAGTTTCTGCCGCAATGTCTGGCAACGGCTGCTCTGGTCGGCATCGCCTATCCGCTGTTCGAAGGCATGATCTGGAACGGAAATTTCGGTTTCCAGGGGTGGCTTGAAGCGTCTTTCGGGGCCGGTTTCCACGACTTTGCCGGATCCGTGGTTGTTCACGGCGTTGGCGGCTGGGTCGCGCTTGCAGCCGTGCTTTTGCTCGGTGCGCGCCGGGGCCGGTATGACAAAAACGGTCGCCCAATTGGCATTCCGCCGTCGTCCATTCCCTGGCTCGCCATGGGCTCCTGGATGTTGTGTGTCGGCTGGTTCGGTTTCAACGTTATGACGGCCGCATCGCTTGAATCTGCTTCCGGTCTTGTGGCGATCAACTCGCTGATGGCCATGGTCGGCGGTATCTTGACGGCGCTGATTGCCGGGCGGAATGACCCTGGTTTTGTTCACAACGGAGCTTTGGCGGGGCTGGTCGCAGTCTGCGCTGGCTCTGACGTCATGCACCCGGTTGGCAGTTTGATCGTCGGCGGCGTGGCCGGTGTCATCTTCGTCCAGGGCTTCGAGTTCTGCCAGAACAAACTGAAGATTGATGACGTGCTCGGCGTCTGGCCGTTGCATGGCATCTGTGGTGCCTGGGGTGGGATCGCTGCCGGTATCTTCGGCTTGGAAGCCCTTGGCGGTATGGGTGGTGTCGCTCTGCCATCTCAGATCATTGGTACGATTGTCGGTCTGGCCTATGCGTTCGCAGTTGGTTTCGTTGTCTACGGGATCTTGAAGGCCGCGACCGGACTGCGCCTGTCTGCAGAAGAAGAACACATGGGGGCTGACCTTGCGATTCATCGCATCAGCGCCAACCCGGAGAGCGACCTCGGCCGCTGA
- a CDS encoding DMT family transporter, translating to MNRTAAGWGSGLLGVIIFSGSLPATRVAVSSFDPLFLTSARAAGAALLGLCLLLILKQPLPGRRDLKSLFLVALGVVVGFPLLTAMALQHITSAHSIVFIGLLPFVTAIFGAVRAGERPKSLFWLFSFTGSLAVAAYSLSLSTGISLKGDLYMVAAIVLCGLGYAEGATLSRHLGGWQVISWALILSMPVTVPLTLMSLPESWVGIPAAAWASLGYVTVFSMLIGFVFWYRGLAIGGIAGVSQLQLLQPFFGLLLASLLLHEPVALTMIGVTTLVIFCVAGAKRFA from the coding sequence ATGAACCGGACAGCGGCAGGGTGGGGCAGCGGACTGCTTGGCGTCATCATCTTCAGTGGATCTTTGCCAGCAACACGGGTTGCCGTCTCCAGTTTTGATCCGCTGTTTCTGACTTCGGCACGTGCAGCAGGCGCAGCATTGCTCGGATTATGCCTGTTGCTGATCTTAAAACAGCCCCTTCCAGGACGCCGGGACCTCAAATCCCTGTTCCTTGTCGCGTTGGGAGTTGTCGTTGGCTTTCCGTTACTTACAGCGATGGCCCTGCAACATATTACGTCGGCCCATTCGATTGTATTTATTGGTTTACTGCCGTTTGTGACGGCCATTTTTGGAGCCGTTCGGGCTGGCGAACGGCCGAAGTCTCTGTTTTGGCTATTTTCGTTCACCGGCAGCCTGGCTGTCGCGGCATATTCACTATCACTTAGTACCGGGATCTCGCTGAAGGGAGATTTATATATGGTTGCCGCGATTGTTTTGTGCGGTCTTGGGTATGCAGAAGGCGCAACCCTGTCGCGGCACCTTGGCGGCTGGCAAGTCATTTCCTGGGCGCTCATTCTCTCAATGCCCGTCACGGTCCCGCTCACACTCATGTCTTTGCCGGAAAGCTGGGTTGGCATTCCGGCGGCTGCATGGGCCAGCCTGGGTTATGTTACTGTATTTTCGATGCTGATAGGTTTTGTATTCTGGTACCGCGGACTGGCAATCGGCGGAATTGCGGGCGTTAGCCAGCTGCAACTTTTACAGCCGTTTTTTGGATTGCTGCTGGCCAGTCTGCTGCTGCATGAGCCGGTGGCTCTCACCATGATAGGTGTAACAACGCTCGTTATCTTCTGCGTTGCCGGGGCAAAGCGTTTTGCCTAG
- a CDS encoding ABC transporter substrate-binding protein: MRNLCIALCLLCALAVLPGKAHSDPVGLTLVTQSFAPLQFAKDNEPAGYVADFLLEALKRVNNDGRPVHVEAFEFLPWKRAMLMAETQPNTLFFSLSRTPEREDKFIWLGEVSPYGQYLYQLKRQPPIQTAGLKDLLKQDYRIGVQRGSSQHSYFQELGVRDASTLVHMTSYQQGIDMLYLGRIDLLPLTGFLSKGTVCARGHDGTQLQPVVYIKELAKPLWAVFSKGTDPELVAAVQEEMKNLREEGFWEQRFNHHVGLWQEIACDAVAITEPEMVSAD; the protein is encoded by the coding sequence ATGAGGAACCTTTGCATTGCTCTTTGTCTTTTGTGTGCTTTAGCGGTTCTGCCGGGCAAGGCTCATTCTGACCCCGTTGGTCTTACGCTCGTTACGCAGAGTTTCGCGCCACTGCAGTTTGCCAAGGATAATGAGCCGGCAGGCTATGTCGCCGATTTTTTGCTTGAGGCTCTTAAGCGGGTCAATAATGACGGCCGTCCTGTACACGTTGAGGCTTTTGAATTCCTGCCGTGGAAGCGGGCCATGCTCATGGCTGAAACGCAGCCCAATACCCTGTTTTTCTCCTTGTCCCGAACACCCGAGCGGGAAGACAAATTCATTTGGTTGGGTGAAGTCTCTCCCTACGGCCAGTATCTCTATCAATTGAAGAGGCAGCCACCCATTCAAACCGCAGGTTTGAAGGATCTTTTGAAACAAGACTACCGCATCGGGGTGCAAAGGGGCAGCAGCCAGCACAGCTATTTTCAGGAGTTGGGCGTGCGGGATGCCTCGACGCTGGTACATATGACCAGCTACCAGCAGGGCATTGATATGTTGTACCTCGGCCGGATTGATCTTTTGCCGTTGACCGGCTTCCTGTCAAAGGGAACGGTTTGCGCGCGCGGGCATGACGGCACTCAGTTGCAGCCGGTCGTTTACATCAAAGAGCTCGCCAAGCCGCTCTGGGCCGTATTCAGCAAAGGGACTGATCCAGAACTTGTTGCTGCAGTCCAAGAGGAAATGAAGAACCTGCGCGAGGAGGGGTTTTGGGAACAGCGCTTCAATCACCATGTTGGGCTTTGGCAAGAGATTGCCTGCGATGCAGTTGCAATCACTGAGCCGGAAATGGTTTCTGCTGACTAA
- a CDS encoding DUF924 family protein produces the protein MTTELPSSIDVLDFWWEAGASKWFAKDDKFDAHCRDMFLPAIEAAQRGDLDSWTETPDGALAVILLLDQCTRNVFRGSGRAFEADSKAVEIARAAVERGFDRAFPKEARVFFYLPFEHSEDMADQELSVDLCKALGDMSYYHYALIHMDVIRRFGRFPHRNKVLGRQSTEAEIAFLENGGFSA, from the coding sequence ATGACTACTGAGCTGCCGTCTTCAATAGATGTTCTCGACTTCTGGTGGGAGGCGGGGGCGTCCAAATGGTTCGCCAAGGACGATAAATTCGATGCGCACTGCCGGGACATGTTTCTGCCGGCAATCGAGGCCGCACAGCGCGGCGACCTCGACAGCTGGACGGAAACGCCCGACGGTGCCCTTGCCGTAATCCTGCTGCTCGATCAGTGCACTCGCAATGTTTTCAGAGGGTCTGGACGGGCTTTCGAGGCTGATTCAAAAGCTGTCGAAATCGCCAGGGCTGCGGTTGAGAGAGGATTTGACCGGGCATTTCCCAAAGAAGCCAGGGTGTTTTTCTATCTGCCGTTTGAGCATTCGGAGGATATGGCAGACCAGGAGCTGTCCGTCGACCTTTGTAAAGCGCTGGGCGATATGAGCTATTATCATTATGCGCTCATTCATATGGATGTGATCCGCCGATTCGGTCGGTTTCCGCACCGCAACAAGGTTCTGGGCCGTCAATCGACCGAGGCGGAAATTGCGTTTCTGGAAAATGGCGGTTTTTCAGCCTAA
- a CDS encoding 2-hydroxychromene-2-carboxylate isomerase codes for MQETPDAPSNVIPLPAAKQPVLEFWFEFGSTYSYLSAMRIETLARDCGVTVSWRPFLLGPIFKKQGWDTSPFNLNPAKGRYMWRDMERQCERYHLPLVRPEPFPQSGLLAARIALAGRTQPWIGDFTRAVFIAGFGTGEDISDVAFLAGLLLEAGAPAKQILEAAHSAEIKDKLRAAVSEAEDKGIFGAPSFFLPNGELFWGNDRLEDALELAASFAED; via the coding sequence ATGCAAGAGACACCTGACGCCCCCTCCAATGTTATTCCACTGCCAGCGGCCAAACAGCCTGTCCTGGAGTTCTGGTTCGAGTTTGGATCCACCTATAGCTATCTTTCGGCCATGCGGATCGAAACACTCGCACGCGACTGCGGTGTGACCGTGTCCTGGCGACCATTCCTGCTTGGTCCGATCTTCAAGAAGCAGGGTTGGGACACTTCGCCGTTTAACCTCAACCCGGCCAAGGGCCGCTATATGTGGCGGGATATGGAACGCCAATGCGAGCGATACCACCTGCCCCTTGTGAGGCCCGAACCGTTTCCGCAGTCAGGACTTCTAGCCGCCCGCATCGCCCTTGCAGGCCGGACACAGCCATGGATCGGGGATTTTACCCGCGCCGTTTTCATTGCCGGTTTTGGAACCGGCGAAGACATTTCCGATGTAGCATTTCTCGCCGGGCTCCTTCTGGAAGCCGGCGCACCGGCAAAACAGATCCTTGAAGCAGCGCACTCGGCCGAGATCAAAGACAAGTTACGGGCAGCCGTCAGCGAAGCAGAAGACAAAGGTATTTTTGGCGCGCCAAGTTTTTTTCTGCCAAATGGAGAACTCTTTTGGGGCAATGACCGTTTGGAAGATGCACTCGAGCTGGCGGCCAGTTTTGCCGAAGACTGA
- a CDS encoding P-II family nitrogen regulator, which yields MKIVMAIIKPFKLDEVRDALTGIGIQGLTVTEVKGYGRQKGHTEIYRGTEYAVSFLPKLKIEVAVDAGSVDKVVEMISGAAKTGQIGDGKIFVYSIDQVVRIRTGETDAEAL from the coding sequence ATGAAAATAGTGATGGCCATCATCAAGCCGTTCAAGCTCGACGAAGTGCGCGATGCCTTGACCGGCATCGGCATCCAGGGGCTGACGGTCACGGAAGTCAAAGGCTATGGCCGCCAAAAGGGCCACACCGAGATCTACCGCGGCACTGAATACGCGGTCAGCTTTTTGCCGAAACTGAAAATCGAAGTCGCTGTTGATGCCGGATCTGTCGACAAGGTTGTCGAAATGATCTCCGGGGCAGCCAAAACCGGTCAGATCGGCGACGGCAAGATCTTCGTCTATTCGATCGACCAGGTCGTTCGCATCCGCACCGGCGAAACCGACGCCGAAGCTCTGTGA
- a CDS encoding low molecular weight protein-tyrosine-phosphatase: MTSVLFVCLGNICRSPLAEGVFRDAVHKAGLTDHIHIDSAGTGAWHAGNPPDPRSIEVAAKYGIDISRQRARQVIAEDFNRFDLILAMDTENLETLYSRSQLDHPGLRLFLNDPAKNVPDPYYGGEDGFEQVYQLIDQGSHALLTTITKHM, from the coding sequence ATGACTTCAGTGCTATTCGTATGCCTTGGTAACATCTGCCGCTCCCCGCTCGCCGAAGGGGTGTTTCGGGATGCTGTTCATAAAGCTGGCCTTACAGACCATATTCATATTGATTCTGCCGGTACCGGCGCTTGGCACGCTGGCAACCCGCCAGACCCAAGATCAATTGAAGTTGCCGCCAAATACGGGATCGACATCTCCCGCCAAAGAGCACGCCAAGTGATTGCAGAGGACTTTAATAGGTTTGACCTGATCCTCGCGATGGACACAGAGAATCTGGAAACCCTCTATTCCCGATCTCAACTTGACCACCCGGGCCTTCGATTGTTCTTGAATGATCCAGCGAAGAATGTACCCGATCCTTATTATGGCGGCGAGGACGGGTTTGAGCAGGTTTACCAGCTGATTGATCAGGGCAGCCACGCCTTGCTCACAACGATTACAAAACACATGTGA
- a CDS encoding PLP-dependent aminotransferase family protein translates to MSVGARTGSVMEAIRSQIASRALVAGEKLPSIRAFAGSMQVSPSTVVEAYDRLAAEGVIFARRGAGFYVSDVAQPFSVSKVEPKLDRNVDPFWVSRQSLDADSAFAKPGCGWLPADWMPVAPLRRALRGLARGDDALLSDYGDTRGFSDLRRLLARQFADEGLPADTDQILLTSCGTQAIDLICRLLLKPGDAVLVDDPCYFNFQAILRAHQVAAVGVPMTHSGPDMPQFERTVAQVKPRLYLTNSALHNPTGAALTPQIAHRILKVAATHGLIIVEDDIFSAFEPDPSPRLASLDGLNQVIRIGSFSKTLSASVRCGYIAARPDWVEVLIDLQIATNFGGPSPLAAHIVFAALSDGSYRKHLEALRIRLARSRLQVSEKLGLLGIAPWLMPRGGFYLWCLLPEGVSAAGFAQRALTNKIVLAPGNVFSVSQGMDRFMRFNVSQMSDDAIYETLRRTMLEV, encoded by the coding sequence ATGAGCGTTGGGGCGCGAACCGGCTCGGTAATGGAGGCAATTCGCAGTCAAATCGCGAGCCGGGCATTGGTTGCCGGAGAAAAATTGCCTTCGATCCGGGCGTTTGCGGGATCGATGCAGGTCTCGCCATCAACCGTTGTTGAGGCTTATGACCGGCTGGCGGCGGAAGGCGTGATTTTTGCCCGCCGGGGGGCCGGGTTCTATGTATCGGACGTTGCGCAGCCATTTTCGGTTTCAAAGGTAGAGCCGAAGTTGGATCGTAACGTCGACCCTTTTTGGGTTTCCCGCCAGTCACTCGATGCTGATTCAGCGTTTGCCAAGCCAGGTTGTGGTTGGTTGCCGGCCGATTGGATGCCGGTCGCACCGCTGCGCCGCGCTCTGCGCGGTCTGGCACGTGGCGATGATGCGCTATTGTCCGACTACGGTGACACGCGCGGGTTCTCAGATTTACGCAGGCTCTTGGCGCGGCAATTTGCAGACGAAGGTCTTCCTGCTGACACTGATCAGATACTGCTGACCTCTTGTGGCACACAGGCAATTGATCTCATTTGCCGTTTGTTGTTGAAGCCTGGGGATGCCGTTCTGGTTGACGATCCCTGTTATTTCAATTTTCAAGCTATTTTGCGGGCTCACCAGGTTGCAGCGGTTGGTGTGCCAATGACCCATTCAGGGCCGGACATGCCGCAATTTGAGCGAACCGTTGCTCAGGTGAAACCACGCCTCTATCTGACCAACTCCGCCCTGCACAATCCGACAGGTGCGGCCTTAACTCCGCAAATCGCACATAGAATTCTGAAAGTCGCGGCAACGCATGGGTTGATCATCGTTGAAGACGATATCTTCAGTGCGTTTGAGCCGGATCCGTCACCCCGGCTTGCAAGCCTGGATGGATTGAACCAGGTTATCCGGATTGGCAGTTTTTCCAAGACGCTTTCAGCGTCAGTCCGCTGCGGTTACATTGCTGCCCGCCCGGATTGGGTTGAGGTCCTGATTGATCTCCAGATCGCAACCAACTTTGGCGGACCCAGTCCCTTGGCCGCGCATATTGTGTTCGCGGCGCTCAGTGATGGCAGTTACCGCAAGCACTTGGAGGCCTTGCGCATCCGCCTGGCCCGAAGCCGTCTTCAGGTCTCGGAAAAGCTGGGTCTGCTCGGTATCGCACCTTGGCTGATGCCGCGCGGCGGTTTTTACCTCTGGTGTCTATTGCCAGAAGGGGTCAGCGCCGCTGGTTTCGCGCAAAGGGCGCTAACAAACAAAATCGTACTTGCGCCGGGAAATGTATTCAGCGTGTCTCAAGGGATGGACAGGTTTATGCGGTTCAACGTCAGTCAAATGAGTGACGACGCGATCTATGAGACTTTAAGAAGAACGATGCTCGAAGTCTAA
- a CDS encoding sulfurtransferase TusA family protein, which yields MDTKVTRNLLDLMGLKCPLPVLKTKKALSKLSPGEELTILTTDPMAEIDIPHFCQEHGHTLIEAARTETGHRFHLQKVSEK from the coding sequence ATGGACACTAAGGTGACACGTAATCTGCTCGATCTGATGGGCCTCAAATGCCCGCTTCCGGTCCTCAAGACCAAAAAAGCGCTCTCAAAACTCAGCCCCGGTGAAGAACTGACGATTTTGACCACAGATCCGATGGCCGAAATCGACATCCCCCATTTCTGCCAGGAACATGGGCACACTTTGATCGAAGCGGCCCGCACAGAAACCGGTCACCGGTTCCACTTGCAAAAAGTTTCGGAGAAATAG
- a CDS encoding phosphatase PAP2 family protein: protein MSDFSPPNHTVKSATRKAAVWCIAHPFVAVLAYILIVSLFFLTFPKTDLWISGLFFSQTDGFWAQHDPFLQKVRHLGPFLVRVIAICAVAVLVIKLLLPGRAPILPLRQPLFLISTLILGPGILVNSILKNNWGRPRPRSIEEFGGELPFQPVWKITDYCERNCSFVSGEGSAGIWLVSIAFLVPASWRKAVLAFVLPLCLVLSINRVAFGGHFFSDTMLSWGLTFLVVLSVYWLLYLKKTPLVSDRGLDEWFTLTGRRLHRIFRRLFVRARLKVRSAIQTASEK from the coding sequence ATGAGCGATTTTTCTCCGCCAAACCATACTGTGAAGTCTGCCACACGCAAAGCGGCTGTCTGGTGCATTGCGCATCCGTTTGTTGCTGTTCTGGCGTACATCCTGATTGTCTCCCTGTTCTTTTTGACCTTTCCTAAAACCGATCTTTGGATCAGCGGTTTGTTTTTTAGCCAAACAGACGGGTTTTGGGCGCAGCACGATCCTTTCTTGCAAAAAGTCAGGCATCTGGGACCGTTTTTGGTTCGGGTAATCGCTATTTGCGCGGTTGCCGTTCTGGTCATCAAGTTGCTGCTTCCAGGTAGGGCACCGATTTTGCCGTTGCGCCAGCCGTTGTTCTTGATTTCAACGCTAATCCTCGGGCCGGGAATTCTGGTCAATTCTATCCTGAAGAACAATTGGGGGCGGCCACGGCCACGCTCGATTGAGGAGTTCGGCGGCGAATTGCCCTTTCAACCAGTCTGGAAAATTACTGACTACTGCGAGCGGAATTGCTCATTTGTATCCGGCGAAGGGTCTGCGGGCATCTGGCTCGTATCGATAGCGTTTCTTGTGCCCGCAAGCTGGCGAAAGGCCGTTTTGGCGTTTGTACTACCGCTGTGCTTGGTCCTATCCATCAATCGTGTGGCCTTTGGCGGGCACTTCTTTTCAGACACAATGCTGTCCTGGGGGCTGACGTTTTTGGTTGTGCTCAGCGTTTATTGGCTGCTTTACCTGAAAAAAACACCTCTGGTGTCTGACCGGGGGCTCGATGAGTGGTTTACGTTGACCGGCCGGCGGTTACACCGGATTTTCAGACGGCTTTTTGTACGCGCGCGTTTAAAAGTGCGATCTGCTATCCAGACTGCATCTGAGAAATAG
- a CDS encoding ammonium transporter: MKKLVAKGAASLALLSLSALPVLAQDAEAAPAVSPEVAYIFNTLLFLMGGFLVMWMAAGFAMLEAGLVRSKNVSMQCLKNITLYSIAGLMFWITGYNLMYTGVDGGFMGSFGPYSFDPVGGDALDTGYSTASDWFFQMVFVATAASIVSGTLAERIKLWPFLGFTVVLTGFIYPIAGSWQWGAGWLSEMGFSDFAGSTLVHSVGGWAALAGALILGARKGKYGSDGVVHPMPGSSMPLATLGTFILWLGWFGFNGASQLAMGTISDVTDISRIFANTNMAAAAGVVAVVVLTQVLYKKVDVTMALNGALAGLVSITAEPLAPSIWQAVFIGAIGGVIVVFTVPLLDKLKIDDVVGAIPVHLIAGIWGTLIVPLSNGDTSYVTQIIGIVAYGVFTFVISGIVWYALKAAVGIRVSDEEEALGLDKVEVGVEAYPEFGTGSQRL; encoded by the coding sequence ATGAAAAAACTAGTCGCTAAGGGCGCGGCGTCCCTGGCTCTTCTGAGCCTCAGCGCTTTGCCGGTACTGGCCCAGGATGCAGAAGCTGCGCCGGCCGTCTCTCCGGAAGTCGCTTATATCTTCAACACTCTCCTGTTCCTGATGGGCGGGTTCCTGGTCATGTGGATGGCTGCCGGCTTTGCAATGCTGGAAGCAGGCCTTGTCCGCTCCAAGAACGTCTCCATGCAGTGTCTGAAGAACATCACTCTCTACTCCATCGCGGGTCTGATGTTCTGGATCACCGGATACAACCTGATGTACACCGGCGTTGACGGCGGTTTCATGGGGTCCTTCGGCCCGTATTCCTTCGACCCGGTCGGTGGCGATGCACTCGATACCGGGTACTCAACCGCGTCTGACTGGTTCTTCCAGATGGTGTTTGTGGCAACTGCGGCGTCGATCGTCTCCGGAACTCTCGCTGAGCGGATCAAGCTGTGGCCGTTCCTTGGCTTTACCGTTGTTCTGACAGGCTTCATTTACCCGATCGCAGGTTCCTGGCAGTGGGGTGCTGGCTGGCTCTCCGAAATGGGCTTCTCCGATTTCGCTGGCTCTACGCTCGTTCACTCCGTTGGCGGCTGGGCAGCTCTTGCTGGTGCGCTGATCCTGGGTGCCCGTAAAGGCAAATACGGTTCTGACGGTGTTGTGCACCCGATGCCGGGCTCTTCCATGCCGCTGGCAACGCTCGGTACCTTCATCCTGTGGCTCGGCTGGTTCGGCTTCAATGGTGCATCCCAGCTCGCAATGGGCACCATCAGCGACGTGACAGACATCTCCCGCATCTTCGCAAACACCAACATGGCAGCAGCTGCCGGTGTGGTCGCGGTCGTTGTCCTGACCCAGGTTCTCTACAAGAAGGTCGACGTGACCATGGCGCTCAACGGTGCGCTCGCAGGTCTTGTCTCCATCACTGCTGAGCCGCTGGCTCCAAGCATCTGGCAGGCCGTCTTCATCGGTGCCATCGGTGGCGTAATTGTGGTCTTCACAGTTCCGCTGCTCGACAAGCTGAAAATCGACGACGTTGTTGGCGCCATCCCGGTTCACCTGATTGCAGGTATCTGGGGCACGCTGATCGTACCGCTGTCCAACGGTGACACCTCTTACGTCACGCAGATCATCGGTATCGTCGCATACGGTGTCTTCACCTTCGTGATCTCCGGCATCGTCTGGTACGCCCTGAAAGCCGCTGTCGGCATCCGGGTATCCGACGAAGAAGAAGCTCTGGGTCTCGACAAGGTCGAAGTTGGCGTCGAAGCCTACCCGGAATTCGGAACCGGTTCCCAGCGCCTCTAA